In Mastomys coucha isolate ucsf_1 unplaced genomic scaffold, UCSF_Mcou_1 pScaffold20, whole genome shotgun sequence, one DNA window encodes the following:
- the LOC116098146 gene encoding putative vomeronasal receptor-like protein 4 produces MFIFKNVLYFQAGIGVLANMFLLFFYTFIILVHRPKPTDLISCQLTFVHIMMFLTGGDIWLTDIFEVLKIENDFKCKTIFYISRVMRGLSICTTCLLSVVQAVTISPSTSLLAKFKQRLKMYMIYAFFYIWSFNIFYSSNQIFYASGFTNISKTNQMKVTKSCSLFPWNYIIRELILMVSISRDVFLVGVMLTTSTYMVIILFRHQKQCKHLHTISHLRASPEKRATQTILLLVVFFVVMYWVDFIISFSSVLLWIYDPVFLTIQKFVMYAYPTITPLVQISSDNRIIILLENMHSKYHKKFF; encoded by the coding sequence ATGTTCATATTCAAGAATGTTCTTTATTTCCAAGCTGGAATTGGAGTCCTAGCCaatatgtttcttcttttcttctatactttCATAATCCTAGTTCACAGACCTAAACCAACAGACCTGATCTCCTGTCAACTGACCTTTGTTCACATAATGATGTTCCTCACTGGAGGGGATATTTGGCTTACAGACATATTTGAGGTATTGAAAATTGAGAATGACTTCAAATGTAAGACAATATTTTACATAAGCAGGGTGATGAGAGGCCTCTCTATCTGCACcacttgcctcctgagtgtggtcCAGGCTGTCACTATCAGCCCCAGTACCTCATTGTTGGCAAAATTTAAACAGAGACTGAAAATGTACATGATCTATGCTTTCTTCTATATTTGGTCTTTCAATATCTTCTATAGTAGTAACCAGATTTTCTATGCTAGTGGTTTTACCAACATAAGTAAAACCAACCAGATGAAGGTCACTAAATCCTGTTCACTCTTCCCCTGGAACTACATCATTAGAGAACTGATTTTAATGGTGTCAATTTCCAGGGATGTGTTTCTTGTAGGAGTCATGCTGACtacaagcacatacatggtgATCATCTTGTTCAGACATCAGAAACAATGCAAGCATCTTCATACCATCAGCCACCTGAGAGCATCCCCTGAGAAAAGGGCCACCCAGACCATCTTGCTGCTGGTGGTTTTCTTTGTGGTCATGTACTGGGTAGACTTCATCATCTCATTCAGCTCAGTCCTGTTATGGATTTATGACCCAGTCTTCCTGACTATTCAGAAGTTTGTGATGTATGCCTATCCCACAATTACTCCTTTGGTACAAATCAGTTCTGATAACAGAAtaataattttgttggaaaacATGCATTCAAAGTACCACAAgaagtttttttaa